A genomic stretch from Xiphophorus maculatus strain JP 163 A chromosome 16, X_maculatus-5.0-male, whole genome shotgun sequence includes:
- the LOC111611582 gene encoding uncharacterized protein LOC111611582 — protein sequence MSTISMSAVWVKMSTILCLCYTAEMKGVEWREVGQSITIQCRVGSDQDHLSLKMGLNETEIVGINKSKKEIILEGMKERVQTDGKFPNFDILIKNLRENDTGPYWCTYSKTGDLIHQYSISTTKGEGSVLLVVTEKKKEPSPSTDPQRNCEGADMNMVLVGITVAFGVLLIMMLGFVLFVMHKTKSSDNAVKPRRVATGNDVYEDMRGTLRR from the exons ATGTCAACTATCAGCATGTCTGCTGTCTGGGTGAAAATGTCCACCATCCTTTGCCTCTGCTATACAGCAG agATGAAAGGAGTGGAGTGGAGAGAAGTTGGGCAATCCATTACAATCCAGTGCAGAGTTGGGTCTGATCAAGATCACCTGAGCTTAAAAATGGGTCTCAATGAGACTGAGATTGTTGGAATAAACaagtcaaaaaaagaaataattcttGAAGGAATGAAAGAACGAGTTCAGACAGATGGAAAATTCCCCAACTTTGACATTCTCATTAAAAACTTGCGTGAAAATGACACAGGACCATATTGGTGTACTTATTCAAAAACAGGAGACCTTATACATCAGTACAGTATCAGTACCACAAAAGGTGAAGGATCTGTGCTGCTGGTGGTGACTG aaaaaaaaaaagaaccatcACCATCAACTGATCCGCAGAGAAATTGTGAAGGAGCAGATATGAACATGGTGCTTGTGGGGATTACCGTCGCCTTTGGTGTTCTGCTCATCATGATGCTGGGCTTCGTCCTGTTTGTCATGCACAAG ACCAAGAGCTCAGACAATGCAGTGAAACCGAGGCGTGTTGCTACCGGCAATGATGTTTATGAGGACATGCGAGGAACACTGAGGCGCTGA
- the LOC111611706 gene encoding uncharacterized protein LOC111611706, producing the protein MKRVVWKKVGQSLTIQCRTESDQDFLNLKMETANEETDIVGIDKATEKRIVLQGLTEKVQTYGAFPNVDIIIKNLNGNDTGSYWCLYSKTSETFNQQITKGDGSVLLFVTETKEVIWRESGQSVTIQCRINTDQDFLVLKMGLIEETEVAFINRASRKIHFHKGIAGRVQTSGTFPSVDIVIENLNGSDSGPYWCVYSKLDDNYHPLVTKGNGSVLLMVTGYTRESTTTIMGEAKCDASSLSLVVVYVRIIVIVLIGLMLGFSILIMHKSCNKQPLELRCDDFNEKRKTYKSGDMKHRISSVDKKQTMSKRMEKQVMEPNGN; encoded by the exons AAAGAGTGGTTTGGAAAAAAGTTGGACAATCCCTTACAATCCAGTGCAGGACTGAGTCTGATCAagattttctgaatttaaaaatggagaCTGCCAATGAGGAAACTGACATTGTTGGTATAGACAAAGCCACAGAAAAAAGAATTGTTCTTCAAGGATTGACAGAAAAAGTTCAGACTTATGGAGCATTTCCCAATGTGGATATCATCATTAAAAACTTGAACGGAAATGACACAGGATCATACTGGTGTCTGTATTCAAAAACGAGCGAAACATTTAATCAACAAATAACAAAAGGTGACGGATCTGTGCTGCTCTTTGTGACAG AAACAAAAGAGGTGATTTGGAGAGAGTCGGGACAATCCGTTACGATCCAGTGCAGAATTAATACTGATCAAGATTTTCTGGTATTGAAAATGGGCCTTATCGAGGAGACTGAGGTTGCCTTTATCAACAGAGCCtctagaaaaatacattttcataaaggAATCGCAGGAAGAGTTCAAACAAGTGGAACATTCCCAAGTGTGGATATTGTAATTGAAAACTTGAATGGAAGTGACTCAGGGCCATACTGGTGTGTGTATTCAAAACTAGATGACAACTACCATCCACTGGTAACAAAAGGTAATGGATCTGTTCTTCTAATGGTGACCG GATATACTCGTGAATCAACAACGACCATTATGGGAGAGGCAAAATGTGATGCATCAAGTCTTTCTTTGGTTGTGGTTTATGTTCGCATCATCGTCATTGTTCTGATTGGCCTCATGCTAGGTTTTAGCATTTTGATCATGCACAAG agttGCAACAAACAACCACTTGAATTGCGTtgtgatgattttaatgaaaaaagaaaaacatacaagtCTGGAGACATGAAACACAGGATATCAAGTgtggacaaaaaacaaacaatgagcAAAAGAATGGAGAAACAGGTGATGGAGCCAAATGGAAATTAG
- the LOC111611600 gene encoding uncharacterized protein LOC111611600, whose product MSAVWVKICAILCLCYSAETKEVVWREVGESVTIRCRSRTMKDRSLHFKRGLWEDMEIAQITNKKKLTKTQKDRLKISETKLDFVKTMTDRVQHNGTYPDIDFLLKNLSVNDTGAYWCLYLKDASSNREMIKGEGSVIVVVKENSCARAKAVQGSVEAVQGMFMDEPTVNMPLVYAVPVAVVFLGIILIFIIWIKRRTKSSDITVEQTCVYEETARSCVDEEQVEAEAEDETERVQIANPTESLNTLDHSVKSDAC is encoded by the exons ATGTCTGCAGTCTGGGTGAAGATCTGTGCCATTCTTTGTCTGTGCTATTCAGCAG AGACGAAAGAAGTGGTTTGGAGAGAAGTTGGAGAATCCGTCACAATCCGGTGTAGATCCAGGACAATGAAGGATCGATCTCTGCATTTTAAAAGGGGCCTCTGGGAGGATATGGAAATTGCTCAaataactaacaaaaaaaaattgaccaaaacacagaaagacagactgaaaatttctgaaacaaaattagattttgttaaaactatGACTGACAGAGTTCAGCATAATGGAACATACCCAGACATagattttcttcttaaaaacCTGAGTGTCAATGACACAGGAGCATACTGGTGTTTGTATTTGAAAGACGCATCAAGCAACAGAGAAATGATAAAAGGTGAGGGATCCGTGATCGTTGTGGTAAAAG AAAACAGTTGTGCCAGAGCAAAAGCGGTGCAGGGCTCTGTCGAAGCGGTGCAGGGCATGTTCATGGATGAACCAACCGTGAACATGCCCTTGGTGTATGCTGTCCCTGTTGCAGTCGTCTTCCTTGGCATCATATTGATCTTCATCATTTGGATCAAGCGCAGG ACCAAGTCCTCAGACATCACAGTTGAGCAGACATGTGTCTACGAGGAGACCGCCCGTTCTTGTGTGGATGAAGAGCAAGTTGAGGCTGAAGCTGAGGATGAGACTGAGAGGGTGCAGATTGCAAACCCGACTGAATCACTCAACACCCTTGACCACAGCGTCAAAAGTGATGCGTGTTAA